Proteins encoded within one genomic window of Fragaria vesca subsp. vesca linkage group LG1, FraVesHawaii_1.0, whole genome shotgun sequence:
- the LOC101303158 gene encoding cationic amino acid transporter 2, vacuolar-like: MGFDSVQSVEGWGGRALNSLIRRKQVDSVHRRKSSHNQLAKELTVPHLVAIGVGSTIGAGVYILVGTVAREHSGPALTISFLIAGIAAALSAFCYAELASRCPSAGSAYHYTYICIGEGVAWLVGWALILEYTIGGSAVARGISPNLALLFGGPDSLPFFLSRLHIPALDVVVDPCAAILVFIVTGLLCVGIKESTVAQGIATIANVCAMVFVIVAGTYLGFKTGWSGYQLPTGYFPFGVNGMLAGSATVFFAYIGFDSVASTAEEVKNPQRDLPLGIGAALSICCALYMLVSMVIVGLVPYHAMDPDTPISTAFASHGMQWASYIITVGAVTALCSTLMGSILPQPRILMAMARDGLLPPFFSEINKSTQVPVKSTIATGICAAILAFFMDVSQLAGMVSVGTLVAFTMVAISVLILRYVPPDEVPLPASLQDSIDSVSLRHGSNSQDISGDDPKGSVGSSKDSSKPLLDKVDILVDLRLIEKQLPLVNYTLSEVNRRKIAGWTIMLTCVGVFLLTYSASSLGLPSFLRYAVCGAGGILVLFGLTVLTCIDQDDARHTFGHTGGFLCPFVPLLPIVCILINVYLLINLGCDTWARVTVWLIIGVLVYVCYGRRHSSLEDAVYVPAAHANEIFRSSENYVT; this comes from the exons ATGGGGTTTGATTCTGTGCAAAGTGTTGAGGGATGGGGTGGTCGTGCTCTCAATAGTTTGATTCGACGGAAACAGGTGGACTCCGTTCACCGCCGCAAGTCTTCCCATAATCAATTGGCCAAGGAGTTGACTGTTCCCCATCTCGTCGCTATTG GCGTCGGGTCAACAATCGGAGCAGGAGTGTATATTCTTGTGGGAACAGTTGCCAGGGAGCATTCTGGACCCGCCCTCACAATATCGTTTCTTATAGCCGGAATAGCAGCTGCCCTTTCAGCCTTTTGTTATGCTGAGCTTGCCAGTCGTTGTCCTTCTGCCGGAAGCGCCTATCACTATACCTACATATGCATCGGAGAAGG TGTTGCTTGGTTGGTTGGTTGGGCTTTGATTCTCGAATATACCATTGGTGGTTCAGCTGTTGCTCGTGGCATTTCCCCTAATCTG GCATTACTCTTTGGAGGACCAGACAGTCTGCCTTTTTTTCTATCCCGTCTACACATTCCTGCGCTTGATGTTGTGGTTGACCCATGCGCAGCAATTCTAGTATTTATTGTCACAGGGCTCTTGTGTGTGGGAATCAAGGAG AGCACAGTGGCCCAAGGGATTGCAACAATAGCGAATGTATGTGCAATGGTATTTGTCATAGTTGCTGGTACTTATTTGGGATTTAAGACTGGCTGGTCTGGATATCAACTTCCTACTGG GTACTTCCCCTTTGGGGTGAATGGTATGCTTGCCGGGTCTGCAACTGTCTTCTTTGCTTACATTGGTTTTGATTCAGTTGCAAGCACTGCTGAAGAG GTAAAGAATCCCCAACGAGATTTACCACTGGGTATTGGTGCTGCACTATCAATATGCTGTGCGTTGTATATGTTGGTTTCTATGGTCATTGTTGGTTTAGTGCCTTATCATGCAATGGATCCTGACACACCCATCTCAACTGCATTTGCTAGCCATGGGATGCAATGGGCTTC CTATATCATTACGGTTGGAGCTGTTACTGCTCTCTGCTCGACATTGATGGGGTCTATTCTTCCCCAG CCGCGGATCCTGATGGCCATGGCTAGAGATGGATTGCTGCCGCCATTTTTCTCGGAGATAAATAAAAGCACTCAGGTTCCTGTCAAGAGTACGATAGCAACTGGGATTTGTGCTGCAATCTTAGCATTCTTCATGGATGTTTCACAGTTAGCAGGAATG GTTAGTGTGGGTACACTTGTTGCATTCACTATGGTAGCAATATCTGTACTTATACTCAGATATGTCCCACCGGATGAGGTGCCTTTGCCTGCATCTCTGCAGGACTCTATTGATTCAGTGTCCTTGCGACATGGTAGTAATTCTCAAGATATCAGTGGGGATGATCCTAAGGGTAGTGTTGGGTCTTCCAAAGATAGTTCTAAACCTCTACTTGATAAAGTGGATATCTTGGTTGATCTTCGTCTAATTGAAAAGCAACTACCCCTTGTTAACT ACACACTCAGTGAAGTTAACAGGCGAAAAATTGCTGGCTGGACGATAATGCTCACATGTGTAGGGGTGTTTCTCCTCACATATTCGGCTTCAAGTTTGGGCCTCCCCAG CTTTCTTCGCTATGCAGTATGTGGAGCTGGTGGTATCCTTGTTCTATTTGGTCTGACTGTGCTTACTTGTATAGATCAAGATGATGCAAGACACACCTTTGGGCACACAGGAG GATTCTTATGCCCATTTGTTCCGTTGCTTCCGATTGTCTGTATTCTCATCAACGTCTACTTACTCATCAATCTTGG ATGTGACACCTGGGCTCGTGTTACTGTATGGCTGATAATAGGAGTGCTTGTTTATGTATGTTATGGCCGAAGACACAGCTCACTGGAAGATGCAGTTTATGTTCCAGCAGCCCATGCCAATGAAATTTTTCGCAGCTCAGAAAATTATGTTACTTGA
- the LOC101308023 gene encoding uncharacterized protein LOC101308023, which translates to MEEADSPTPRPPFVEVKCESSGMRRRFAIGTEAGFAASVINNKLGSVDSVYIEAVKEGEEPITFGPNSLLVDYGHGWTLHTVTGEGVVRPKPIQVHHVMGSDNLHAAKRVPDQAINFIYIGKIVIAFILIFVLGAILALVLENVPRLIELLEQYV; encoded by the exons ATGGAGGAAGCAGACTCCCCAACCCCTCGTCCTCCGTTTGTGGAGGTGAAATGCGAAAGTTCAGGCATGAGAAGGCGCTTTGCAATTGGCACAGAAGCTGGTTTCGCAGCATCAGTGATCAACAACAAACTGGGTTCAGTTGATTCTGTGTACATTGAAGCCGTTAAGGAAGGTGAAGAGCCCATCACTTTTGGACCCAACTCACTTCTCGTCGACTACGGCCACGGTTGGACATTACACACTGTTACAG GGGAAGGTGTTGTTAGGCCTAAGCCGATCCAAGTTCATCATGTAATG GGTTCTGACAACTTACATGCTGCAAAGAGGGTACCTGATCAAGCAATCAATTTTATATACATTGGAAAAATAGTGATAGCTTTTATTTTGATCTTCGTACTTGGCGCAATTTTGGCTTTGGTTCTTGAGAACGTTCCTAGACTGATAGAGTTACTCGAACAATATGTGTAA
- the LOC101304616 gene encoding BTB/POZ and MATH domain-containing protein 4-like: MSAQRQRSGVVLPSSSRFVTQTVNGSHQFLIKGYSLAKGIGVGKHIASENFTIGGYQWAIYFYPDGKNPEDNSAYVSVFIALASEGTDVRALFELTLVDQGPDAKHKVHSHFDRSLESGPYTLKYRGSMWGYKRFYRRTMLESSTFLKDDCLKINCTVGVVVSAIDSSRLHSIHVPDSDIGAHFSTFLENGEGSDVTFIVSGVKFPAHKLVLAARSPEFGNEFFSGLEEDNQEIVVNDMEPKVFKALLHFLYTDTLVEDEEFSEPSSSSCMPSLSDVLAAKLLAAADKYGLTRLRLMCESVLCKDISVNSVANILALADRYSAFELKSVCLKFAAENLVAVMETDGFELLKENCPLLQSELLKTVAGSEEELSAGGKSQSVWAQFSDGGNSNDRRARQQTLQNGERGQRIWVQSLDGSDARGMSPGQEG; the protein is encoded by the exons ATGTCGGCACAGAGACAGAGGAGCGGGGTGGTGCTGCCGTCGAGCTCACGGTTCGTGACCCAGACGGTTAACGGGTCCCACCAGTTCCTGATCAAAGGGTATTCCCTGGCCAAAGGAATCGGCGTCGGAAAGCACATCGCCAGCGAGAACTTCACCATTGGAGGTTACCAGTGGGCCATCTACTTCTACCCGGACGGCAAAAACCCCGAGGACAACTCCGCCTACGTCTCCGTCTTCATCGCTCTCGCTTCCGAGGGCACCGACGTCCGAGCCCTCTTCGAGTTGACCCTCGTCGATCAAGGCCCCGACGCCAAGCACAAGGTCCACTCCCATTTCGATCGCTCCCTTGAGAGCGGGCCCTACACCCTCAAGTACAGAGGCAGCATGTG GGGCTACAAACGCTTCTACAGACGCACTATGCTCGAGTCTTCCACATTTCTCAAGGATGATTGCTTGAAAATCAACTGCACCGTCGGCGTTGTGGTTTCTGCCATTGATAGTTCCAGGCTGCACTCCATTCATGTCCCGGACTCTGATATCGGCGCCCATTTCAGTACCTTCTTGGAGAATGGGGAAGGCTCTGATGTTACTTTCATTGTCTCTGGGGTTAAGTTTCCTGCTCACAAGCTAGTATTAGCTGCTCGTTCCCCCGAGTTCGGAAATGAATTCTTTAGCGGGCTGGAAGAGGACAATCAGGAAATAGTTGTCAATGATATGGAACCCAAAGTCTTTAAG GCTTTGCTGCACTTCTTGTATACGGATACTCTTGTTGAAGATGAGGAGTTCTCGGAGCCAAGTTCATCATCTTGCATGCCTTCTTTGTCTGACGTATTAGCGGCAAAGTTACTAGCTGCAGCAGACAAATACGGCTTAACAAGGCTTAGACTCATGTGTGAATCTGTTCTCTGCAAGGATATATCTGTCAATTCTGTTGCCAATATCCTCGCCTTGGCTGATCGCTATTCTGCTTTCGAACTAAAATCGGTTTGCCTAAAATTTGCTGCTGAAAATCTAGTCG CTGTCATGGAAACGGATGGTTTTGAGTTGCTTAAGGAAAACTGTCCACTGCTGCAGTCAGAGCTTCTGAAGACAGTTGCAGGAAGTGAGGAGGAACTAAGTGCAGGGGGAAAGAGTCAAAGCGTATGGGCGCAGTTTTCTGATGGTGGGAATTCAAATGATAGGCGTGCAAGACAACAAACCCTGCAAAATGGAGAGAGAGGTCAAAGAATTTGGGTCCAATCTTTGGATGGGAGTGATGCCAGAGGAATGAGTCCTGGGCAAGAAGGTTGA